One stretch of Cohnella algarum DNA includes these proteins:
- a CDS encoding chitobiase/beta-hexosaminidase C-terminal domain-containing protein, giving the protein MAVLVCGLALTSQAASAADVSQFADLESVDPSLKKKIEALLEAGVFEGTGDDSFGLQEQMRRAELAKVMSLVFDLKVDSVLIPGSGSFQDVTPEHWASRFIEAVKEAGLMEGTGNGEFDPSGTVTLEQLAAVLVRGLGEETNTPSQGSSSNVDASEWAKGYVARALELKLLQAGSDGTFAGTGAATRETLVQSAFETKKAIEPELDVRSAVLDAGNRLTIEFSAAIDPDSFELSNIRINGIPLGDGDATYTLSEDGKQLIVTLKSTFYAGNAANARIEVAGIRSLFDAPMSEARQTVALTVTNPPAPPVTSPAPAPVIVTAMPTADPAGGEVASGTAVALSTATAGASIYYTTDGSEPTTDSALYGEPIAITGPTTIKAFAVKAGETASAVMSASYTIAVEPPEDTTPPGFAATYPKAGAAQADGSRKVELLVRADEAGTAYYVVVAEGAEAPSAAQVMAGLDGFGDTALDSGSGAMTAGEELVVVTEALPADATAYDVYVVAADAAGNATAPAKVDVTTPPSDVVEPPGDTTPPNFAPTYPKAGTVLPNGSRQVMFKVRTDEAGWLKYVVVPDGDRPPDAEQIESGFNGENGAALAFGQGGLEADMEYDVLVLDPLPADATAYDIYIIVTDEAGNATAPVKLDVTTPPAKVITTPPAAE; this is encoded by the coding sequence GTGGCCGTTCTCGTTTGCGGTTTGGCCTTGACGTCCCAGGCCGCCTCGGCGGCGGACGTGTCCCAATTCGCCGATCTGGAGTCCGTCGATCCGTCGTTGAAGAAGAAAATCGAAGCCCTGCTCGAAGCCGGGGTTTTCGAAGGAACCGGCGACGACTCATTCGGCCTTCAAGAGCAGATGAGAAGGGCGGAACTCGCAAAGGTTATGTCTCTCGTGTTCGACCTCAAGGTCGATTCCGTTCTGATTCCCGGTTCCGGCAGCTTTCAGGACGTGACTCCGGAGCACTGGGCAAGCCGCTTTATCGAAGCGGTCAAAGAAGCGGGATTGATGGAGGGCACGGGCAACGGAGAGTTCGATCCCTCCGGAACGGTCACGCTGGAACAGCTTGCCGCGGTGCTTGTCCGAGGCTTGGGGGAAGAGACGAACACCCCCTCCCAGGGGTCCTCCTCCAACGTCGACGCTTCCGAATGGGCGAAAGGATACGTCGCCCGGGCGCTCGAATTAAAGCTGCTTCAAGCGGGAAGCGACGGAACCTTCGCAGGAACCGGCGCGGCCACCCGGGAAACGCTCGTTCAAAGCGCCTTTGAGACGAAGAAGGCGATCGAGCCCGAGCTCGATGTCCGAAGCGCCGTTCTGGATGCGGGCAATCGGCTGACCATCGAATTTTCCGCGGCGATCGATCCCGATTCGTTCGAGCTGTCGAATATTCGGATTAACGGGATCCCGCTCGGGGACGGCGACGCGACGTACACGCTCTCCGAAGACGGCAAGCAGCTGATCGTCACGTTGAAGTCGACCTTCTACGCGGGAAATGCGGCGAACGCCCGAATCGAGGTTGCGGGCATCCGCTCTCTGTTCGACGCGCCGATGTCCGAAGCCCGGCAAACCGTCGCGCTGACCGTCACGAATCCGCCGGCGCCGCCGGTGACGTCTCCGGCTCCGGCTCCGGTCATCGTTACGGCGATGCCGACGGCGGATCCGGCAGGCGGCGAAGTGGCGTCCGGGACCGCGGTTGCGCTGAGCACGGCCACGGCGGGCGCAAGCATTTACTATACGACGGACGGCAGCGAGCCGACGACGGACAGCGCTCTGTACGGCGAGCCCATCGCCATAACGGGGCCGACGACGATCAAGGCGTTCGCGGTAAAGGCCGGCGAGACGGCCAGCGCGGTGATGAGCGCCAGCTACACGATAGCGGTCGAGCCGCCGGAGGACACGACGCCGCCGGGCTTTGCGGCGACTTATCCGAAAGCCGGCGCAGCGCAGGCCGACGGCAGCCGGAAGGTTGAGCTTCTCGTTCGGGCGGACGAAGCCGGAACGGCGTACTACGTCGTCGTGGCGGAAGGGGCGGAGGCGCCGAGCGCGGCGCAGGTGATGGCCGGTCTGGACGGCTTCGGCGATACCGCGTTGGACAGCGGAAGCGGGGCGATGACGGCAGGCGAGGAGCTGGTTGTCGTCACGGAAGCATTGCCTGCGGACGCAACGGCTTATGACGTTTACGTCGTGGCGGCGGATGCGGCGGGCAACGCGACGGCACCGGCCAAAGTGGACGTCACGACTCCGCCGTCGGACGTCGTCGAGCCGCCGGGGGACACGACGCCTCCGAATTTTGCGCCGACCTATCCGAAAGCGGGGACGGTCCTGCCGAACGGCAGCCGCCAGGTGATGTTCAAAGTGCGGACGGATGAAGCGGGTTGGCTTAAGTACGTCGTCGTTCCGGACGGGGACCGGCCGCCGGACGCGGAGCAGATCGAGTCCGGGTTTAACGGCGAGAACGGAGCGGCCCTTGCCTTCGGTCAAGGGGGCTTGGAGGCCGACATGGAATACGATGTTCTCGTCCTCGATCCCCTGCCGGCCGATGCGACGGCATACGATATTTACATCATCGTGACGGATGAGGCCGGGAACGCGACAGCGCCGGTCAAATTGGACGTCACGACGCCGCCGGCCAAAGTGATCACGACGCCGCCGGCAGCAGAATAA
- a CDS encoding SRPBCC family protein, translated as MAENQGYPETENAEDREIVLNRSFNAPRELVWEAWSRPEHLANWWGPRGFKIASQQFDFKPGGVWKFTMHGPDGVAFPNQIVFVEMQKPERLVYATSDGEEESPGQFQTTVTFREDDGGTSITMRLLFKTAAERDHAVREYGAVEGGKQTLDRLAELLALLTGN; from the coding sequence ATGGCGGAAAACCAAGGATATCCGGAAACCGAGAACGCAGAGGACAGGGAAATCGTATTGAACCGCAGCTTTAACGCTCCGCGGGAATTGGTCTGGGAAGCCTGGTCGCGTCCGGAACATCTTGCGAATTGGTGGGGGCCGAGGGGATTCAAGATCGCTTCGCAGCAATTCGATTTCAAGCCGGGGGGCGTATGGAAATTTACGATGCACGGCCCTGACGGCGTCGCCTTTCCGAATCAAATCGTGTTCGTCGAGATGCAAAAGCCGGAGCGGCTCGTCTATGCGACGAGCGACGGAGAAGAGGAAAGCCCGGGGCAGTTTCAAACGACGGTTACGTTCCGGGAAGACGACGGCGGAACTTCGATCACGATGCGGCTGCTGTTCAAAACGGCCGCGGAACGCGATCACGCCGTCAGAGAATACGGAGCGGTCGAGGGCGGCAAGCAAACGCTGGACCGGCTTGCGGAACTGCTCGCCTTGCTTACCGGAAACTAA
- a CDS encoding ABC transporter substrate-binding protein, whose product MNGNYFSGYVLAHDLGFAQSSLVSGGALDVSLEILPELDADYIFLVKDGSQGDQFLNELKESNVWKNMPAVKNGNVYETESDYWLSGGLIAQGNVIDDVVRFLAP is encoded by the coding sequence TTGAATGGCAATTACTTCAGCGGCTACGTCCTTGCGCACGATCTTGGCTTTGCCCAGAGCAGCCTGGTTTCGGGCGGCGCCCTCGACGTCTCGCTGGAAATCCTGCCCGAATTGGATGCCGATTATATTTTCCTCGTGAAAGACGGAAGCCAGGGAGACCAATTTCTGAACGAATTGAAGGAAAGCAACGTTTGGAAAAACATGCCCGCAGTCAAAAACGGCAACGTGTACGAGACGGAGAGCGACTACTGGCTGAGCGGCGGGCTTATCGCGCAAGGGAACGTGATCGACGACGTCGTGAGGTTCCTCGCGCCATGA
- a CDS encoding sensor histidine kinase, with product MVAGLRQSVERRAELEEERRFFIGAIAHDLRTPLFALRGYLDGLDQGIASSPEQMKKYVAVCKEKSNQLDRLVSDLFAYAKTEYRETVRLEDHADLAEVVHKSVDGIRRAAESKNISVRAEIPGEACPARGDAHLLERAVSNLLDNAARHTPAHGEIFVRCHAEGGRAVVTVRDTGSGFALSDLERVFEPLYRGEASRNRDTGGAGLGLTIARRIFRAHGGDLAAANRPEGGAELTGWLPVSEGGD from the coding sequence ATGGTGGCGGGGCTGCGGCAATCCGTCGAGCGCCGGGCCGAACTGGAGGAGGAAAGGCGCTTCTTCATCGGCGCCATCGCGCACGATTTGCGCACGCCTTTGTTCGCCCTGAGAGGGTATCTCGACGGCCTTGATCAAGGGATTGCCTCTTCGCCGGAACAGATGAAGAAGTACGTGGCCGTCTGCAAAGAAAAGTCGAATCAGCTCGACCGGCTCGTGTCGGACCTGTTCGCTTACGCGAAGACGGAGTATAGGGAGACGGTACGGCTGGAGGACCATGCGGATCTAGCCGAGGTCGTTCATAAATCCGTCGACGGCATCCGCCGGGCGGCCGAGTCGAAGAACATCTCCGTTCGCGCGGAGATCCCCGGCGAAGCTTGCCCGGCAAGGGGAGACGCCCACTTGCTTGAACGGGCCGTAAGCAACCTTTTGGACAATGCGGCGAGGCATACTCCGGCTCATGGCGAAATCTTCGTCCGGTGCCATGCGGAGGGCGGCCGCGCGGTCGTCACCGTCCGGGACACGGGCTCCGGCTTCGCACTGTCCGATCTGGAGCGCGTCTTCGAGCCACTGTACCGGGGGGAGGCTTCGCGGAACCGGGACACGGGCGGGGCCGGGCTGGGGTTGACCATCGCCAGGCGGATTTTTCGGGCGCACGGCGGGGATCTGGCCGCGGCCAATCGCCCGGAGGGCGGGGCGGAGCTGACCGGCTGGCTTCCGGTTTCGGAGGGCGGCGATTAA
- a CDS encoding HAMP domain-containing protein, producing the protein MKKLRVRSFMILAPVLISASAWVTYVIVRFAATGTLVFGSEDRAPDPDLIWFSSLFGFALAVFLIGYAMRKWIARPLEAMGEAARRIAGGISTSNCPNPASGKSPRRAKGSKRWWRGCGNPSSAGPNWRRKGASSSAPSRTICARLCSP; encoded by the coding sequence ATGAAGAAGCTTCGGGTACGCAGCTTCATGATTCTGGCTCCCGTTTTGATCAGCGCGTCGGCCTGGGTCACGTACGTGATCGTCCGTTTCGCGGCAACCGGCACACTCGTCTTCGGGTCGGAAGATCGCGCCCCCGATCCCGACCTCATCTGGTTTTCCTCGCTGTTCGGGTTCGCGCTGGCCGTCTTCCTGATCGGATACGCCATGCGCAAATGGATCGCGAGGCCGCTCGAAGCGATGGGCGAGGCGGCCAGACGAATCGCCGGGGGGATCTCGACGTCGAACTGCCCGAATCCCGCATCCGGGAAATCGCCGAGGCGCGCGAAGGGTTCGAAGCGATGGTGGCGGGGCTGCGGCAATCCGTCGAGCGCCGGGCCGAACTGGAGGAGGAAAGGCGCTTCTTCATCGGCGCCATCGCGCACGATTTGCGCACGCCTTTGTTCGCCCTGA
- a CDS encoding DUF2306 domain-containing protein, with protein MNGKTPYRILVAVAAVWIVWTILNRFVFDPAFAEFLSRKTGLDRPIRLPLWLTMVDIHIGFACAALLAGAMNFSGKLLRKYRTLHRGTGYVYIVSVAAVIITSGYLAPYATGGKIVSISFNLLNIVWMAITITALVQIKRKQIQKHRRWMVRSYAFCFTNQAIHMLLLVFVDLLGMSYANGYAASVIAAIVALFLAAELAIRLFFRNPPQGIGIGRTA; from the coding sequence ATGAACGGTAAAACGCCGTACCGCATCCTCGTCGCCGTCGCGGCCGTCTGGATCGTCTGGACGATCCTGAACCGCTTCGTGTTCGATCCGGCGTTTGCCGAGTTTCTAAGCCGCAAAACCGGGCTCGATCGCCCGATTCGGCTTCCGTTATGGCTGACGATGGTCGATATCCACATCGGATTCGCCTGCGCCGCTTTGCTTGCGGGAGCGATGAATTTCTCCGGCAAGCTGCTGCGCAAATACAGGACGCTGCATCGGGGGACGGGATACGTCTATATCGTCAGCGTTGCTGCGGTCATCATCACCTCGGGTTACTTGGCCCCTTACGCGACCGGAGGAAAAATCGTCAGCATCTCGTTCAACCTGCTCAACATCGTCTGGATGGCGATTACGATTACGGCTCTTGTTCAAATCAAACGTAAGCAAATCCAGAAGCACCGCCGCTGGATGGTTCGCAGCTACGCGTTCTGCTTCACGAACCAAGCGATCCATATGCTGCTGCTGGTGTTCGTGGACTTGCTCGGAATGAGCTACGCCAACGGCTACGCGGCAAGCGTAATCGCCGCGATCGTCGCCCTTTTCCTGGCGGCGGAGCTTGCGATCCGGCTGTTTTTCCGAAATCCGCCGCAGGGGATTGGCATCGGCCGGACTGCGTGA
- a CDS encoding carbohydrate-binding domain-containing protein, whose translation MKNDSRMKLIGITLLCAILAAGCSSNASSSDAGASSAAASAEAVQTSEAGASAATAQLAALHLDDQVEYDEDDESTAWSEDGSTMITLDGSGASVAGAGAAADGSVVTIAEAGTYVVSGTLDDGQLAVNVPDEVVHIVLNGAEIHNSDGAAIHVVEAGKAVITLQEGTENTLTDGETYADTSEDAPTAALYSKGDLTINGAGKLTVQGNGNDGITGRDDLKIVSGEIVVEAADDGILGRDLLAVKAGTIAVTAGGDGMKSSNDADAGKGVIAIAGGTFDIAAGGDGFQAATSLLIADGSFAIVSGGGSAAAAPQTGADNGGFSPQRSQTAAQTGTADTETAETTSAKGLKAAADIVIAGGSFQIDAADDAVHSNANVSISGGQFSLATGDDGIHADASLAIGGGAIDIAESYEGIEGSDIAIAGGEIRLVASDDGINVAGGNDESAAGGRGGPDSFSSSGGTLTITGGYLALDASGDGLDSNGSIVMSGGTVLVNGPTMNGNGSLDYNGTFEQTGGLLVAAGSSGMAQAPSEDSSQRSVMMTFPGALEAGTLVTLANSQGEPVVSFAPAKSFQIVVISSPDLTEGETYAFYTGGTSTGAETDGLYEGGALTGGTEVVSFALGASVTYVNESGVTTAGSGMGGMGGGRGGMGRGGMGAGRDAAVDAAPQ comes from the coding sequence ATGAAAAACGATTCCCGAATGAAACTTATCGGCATCACGCTTCTTTGCGCCATTTTGGCGGCGGGGTGCAGCTCGAACGCTTCGTCTTCCGACGCGGGCGCGTCCTCGGCCGCGGCCTCCGCCGAGGCCGTTCAAACGAGCGAAGCCGGCGCTTCCGCCGCGACCGCGCAGCTGGCGGCTCTCCATCTGGACGACCAGGTCGAATACGACGAAGACGACGAGTCGACGGCGTGGAGCGAGGACGGCTCGACGATGATTACCCTCGACGGCTCCGGCGCCAGCGTTGCCGGGGCGGGAGCGGCGGCGGACGGAAGCGTCGTGACGATTGCGGAAGCCGGCACCTATGTCGTGAGCGGAACGCTTGACGACGGCCAGCTTGCGGTCAACGTTCCGGACGAAGTCGTGCATATCGTATTGAACGGCGCGGAAATCCATAACTCCGACGGTGCCGCCATTCATGTGGTCGAAGCGGGCAAAGCCGTCATTACGCTGCAGGAAGGAACGGAAAATACGCTGACCGACGGCGAGACGTACGCGGATACGTCCGAAGACGCGCCGACCGCCGCCCTGTACAGCAAAGGCGACCTGACGATCAACGGCGCCGGCAAGCTGACCGTGCAGGGGAACGGCAACGACGGCATCACCGGCCGGGACGATCTGAAAATCGTGAGCGGCGAGATCGTCGTCGAGGCGGCGGACGACGGCATCCTCGGCCGCGATCTGCTGGCGGTCAAGGCCGGCACGATCGCGGTCACGGCTGGCGGGGACGGCATGAAGTCGTCGAACGACGCCGACGCGGGCAAAGGCGTCATCGCCATCGCCGGCGGCACGTTCGACATCGCCGCAGGGGGCGACGGCTTTCAGGCGGCGACCTCGCTGCTGATCGCGGACGGATCGTTCGCGATCGTGTCCGGCGGAGGCAGCGCGGCGGCCGCGCCGCAAACCGGCGCGGATAACGGAGGCTTTAGCCCGCAACGAAGTCAAACGGCCGCCCAGACCGGGACGGCCGACACGGAAACTGCGGAAACGACCAGCGCCAAGGGGCTTAAAGCGGCGGCGGATATCGTGATCGCGGGCGGCTCCTTCCAAATCGACGCCGCGGACGATGCCGTCCACAGCAACGCGAACGTCAGCATTTCGGGCGGACAATTCAGCCTGGCAACCGGCGACGACGGCATTCATGCGGACGCCTCGCTCGCCATCGGCGGCGGCGCGATCGACATCGCCGAGAGCTACGAGGGCATCGAGGGGTCGGACATCGCGATCGCGGGCGGCGAAATTCGGCTTGTCGCCAGCGACGACGGCATCAACGTGGCCGGCGGCAACGACGAATCGGCCGCGGGCGGCCGCGGCGGCCCGGACTCGTTCAGCTCCAGCGGCGGAACGCTGACGATAACCGGCGGCTACCTGGCGCTGGACGCTTCGGGCGACGGCCTCGATTCCAACGGCTCGATCGTCATGTCCGGCGGCACCGTGCTGGTGAACGGCCCGACGATGAACGGCAACGGCTCGCTCGACTATAACGGCACCTTCGAGCAAACGGGCGGCCTTCTCGTCGCCGCCGGCAGCTCGGGCATGGCTCAGGCGCCGTCCGAGGATTCGTCGCAGCGCTCCGTCATGATGACGTTCCCGGGCGCGCTGGAGGCGGGCACGCTGGTCACGCTGGCGAACAGCCAGGGAGAGCCGGTCGTCTCCTTCGCTCCGGCGAAGTCTTTCCAGATCGTCGTCATCTCTTCGCCGGATCTGACGGAAGGCGAGACGTACGCGTTCTACACGGGCGGCACGTCGACCGGCGCCGAAACGGACGGCCTGTACGAAGGCGGCGCGTTGACGGGCGGAACGGAGGTCGTCAGCTTCGCCCTCGGCGCGAGCGTCACCTACGTGAACGAGTCCGGCGTCACGACCGCCGGAAGCGGCATGGGCGGCATGGGCGGAGGCCGTGGCGGCATGGGACGCGGCGGCATGGGAGCAGGCCGGGATGCGGCCGTGGACGCAGCGCCGCAGTAA
- a CDS encoding DUF4956 domain-containing protein, with amino-acid sequence MIESIESIIASGAASAELTLTYALLTFAVSIVLGSVISLTYMKTQPAFSPSFTLTMIVLPTIVAIIILLIGSNIARAFSLAGAFSIIRFRSAPGDSKDISYVLFSMAAGLACGVGAYGYAVLFTVCLCLLMFVLKAFKFGQNKSPLKLLKVTIPESLGYEEAFDEVFRKFGIDYELKKVRTTELGSLYEVVYAVNLKSETNQKEFLDAIRCRNGNLDIALTMNPAVQEY; translated from the coding sequence ATGATCGAATCCATCGAGTCCATTATCGCTTCCGGCGCGGCAAGCGCGGAATTGACGTTAACCTACGCGCTGCTGACGTTCGCCGTCTCCATCGTGCTTGGCTCCGTGATCAGCCTTACGTATATGAAGACGCAGCCGGCGTTTTCCCCCAGCTTTACGCTGACGATGATCGTGCTGCCGACGATCGTGGCCATCATCATTTTGCTGATCGGCAGCAACATCGCCAGAGCTTTCAGCCTCGCCGGGGCGTTCTCCATCATCCGGTTCCGAAGCGCCCCGGGCGATTCCAAGGATATTTCGTACGTTCTGTTCTCGATGGCGGCCGGGCTTGCCTGCGGCGTCGGCGCGTACGGCTACGCGGTGCTGTTCACGGTATGCTTGTGCCTGCTTATGTTCGTCCTGAAAGCCTTCAAATTCGGACAAAACAAATCGCCGCTCAAGCTGCTCAAGGTCACGATCCCGGAAAGTCTGGGCTACGAGGAAGCTTTCGACGAAGTGTTCCGGAAGTTCGGCATCGACTATGAGCTGAAAAAAGTCCGGACGACCGAGCTGGGCAGCCTTTACGAAGTCGTCTACGCGGTGAACCTGAAGTCCGAGACGAACCAGAAGGAGTTTCTCGACGCGATCCGGTGCCGGAACGGCAATCTGGACATTGCGCTCACCATGAATCCTGCGGTGCAGGAATATTAA
- a CDS encoding polyphosphate polymerase domain-containing protein, translating to MAIEVFNRYENKYLMDAQAFHGLYHRLMEYMELDEYNKNGKFYSISNLYYDTDRHTLIRNSLAKPKYREKLRIRAYGVPESDAKVYLELKKKVFGVVNKRRTALKLSEAYEFVRTGKAPAFRAGMNRQVIGEIEYFLSRYELRPMVYLAYDRIAMFCKGNRDLRITFDTNIRSRRHDLRLESGDRGEQLLEDGQWLMEVKAEKTVPVWLAKMLSEHKMYRTSFSKYGNEYKKSVRYAKPERERVVL from the coding sequence ATGGCAATCGAAGTGTTCAACCGTTACGAAAACAAATATTTGATGGACGCCCAGGCCTTTCATGGCCTTTATCACCGCCTGATGGAATATATGGAGCTCGACGAATACAACAAAAACGGCAAGTTCTACTCCATCAGCAACCTCTACTACGATACCGATCGCCATACGCTGATCCGCAACAGCCTGGCAAAGCCGAAGTACAGGGAGAAGCTGCGGATTCGGGCTTACGGAGTTCCCGAGAGCGATGCGAAAGTGTACCTGGAGCTGAAAAAAAAGGTGTTCGGCGTCGTCAACAAGCGAAGGACGGCGCTTAAGCTAAGCGAAGCTTACGAATTCGTCCGGACGGGGAAAGCGCCGGCATTCCGAGCCGGGATGAACCGGCAGGTGATCGGGGAGATCGAGTACTTCCTGTCGAGATACGAGCTTCGGCCGATGGTGTACCTTGCGTATGACCGGATCGCGATGTTTTGCAAGGGGAACCGGGATTTGCGCATCACCTTCGACACGAACATCCGGTCGCGGCGGCACGATCTGAGGCTGGAGAGCGGCGACCGCGGCGAGCAGCTGCTCGAGGACGGGCAGTGGCTGATGGAAGTGAAGGCGGAGAAGACGGTTCCGGTCTGGCTGGCAAAAATGCTGTCGGAGCACAAGATGTACCGGACGAGCTTCTCCAAATACGGCAACGAGTACAAAAAGTCCGTTCGATACGCAAAACCGGAAAGGGAGAGAGTCGTCCTATGA
- a CDS encoding response regulator transcription factor: MRILIVEDEVHLAEALAQILKKNHYSVDAVHDGQSGLDNALSGIYDLLLLDIMLPEMDGITLLKTLRAEGISTPVIMLTAKGEVPDKIAGLDHGADDYVAKPFSTGELLARIRAALRRKGEVVPEDGLKFGDIELNTSTLKLTCKGKELKLILKESELLELLIARKQAVTSKEQIIEKLWGFDSDAEHNNVEVYISFLRKKLAFLNASVRIATIRGVGYVLEGAS; the protein is encoded by the coding sequence ATGAGAATTTTAATCGTAGAGGACGAAGTGCATCTGGCGGAGGCGCTGGCTCAAATATTGAAAAAAAACCATTATTCCGTCGACGCGGTCCACGACGGCCAATCGGGACTGGACAACGCGCTGAGCGGCATTTACGACCTGCTGCTGCTCGATATCATGCTTCCGGAGATGGACGGGATCACGCTGCTCAAAACGCTGCGCGCCGAAGGGATTTCGACGCCGGTCATCATGCTGACGGCCAAAGGCGAGGTGCCGGACAAAATCGCGGGCCTCGACCACGGGGCGGACGACTACGTCGCCAAGCCTTTTTCGACCGGCGAGCTGCTGGCGCGGATCCGGGCGGCGTTAAGGCGCAAGGGCGAGGTCGTGCCGGAGGACGGGCTGAAATTCGGAGATATCGAATTGAACACGTCGACGCTTAAGCTCACGTGCAAAGGGAAGGAACTGAAGCTGATTCTGAAGGAAAGCGAGCTGCTCGAGCTCCTGATCGCGAGGAAGCAGGCGGTGACCTCCAAGGAGCAAATTATCGAGAAGCTGTGGGGGTTCGACTCCGATGCCGAGCACAATAACGTGGAAGTGTACATCTCATTCTTGCGGAAAAAGCTCGCGTTCCTGAACGCGTCCGTCCGGATCGCCACGATTCGGGGCGTAGGGTACGTGTTGGAGGGGGCCTCCTGA